The Nicotiana tabacum cultivar K326 chromosome 14, ASM71507v2, whole genome shotgun sequence genome contains a region encoding:
- the LOC142168695 gene encoding pathogenesis-related protein STH-2-like yields MGVTTYTHEASTTVAPTRLFKALVLDADNLIPKLMPQVVKNIETVEGDGGVGSIKKMNFVEDGPIKYLKHKLHVIDDKHLVTKYSLIEGDVLGDKLESTTYDVKFETSANGGCICKTSTEYHTKGDYVFKEEEHNEGKDKAMEFFKAVEDYLLANPTVYA; encoded by the exons ATGGGTGTCACTACCTATACTCATGAGGCATCAACCACAGTTGCCCCAACTAGGTTATTTAAAGCTTTGGTTCTTGACGCAGACAACCTTATTCCAAAGTTGATGCCACAAGTTGTTAAAAACATTGAGACTGTTGAAGGTGATGGTGGTGTTGGAAGCATCAAGAAGATGAACTTTGTCGAAG ATGGTCCAATAAAGTATTTGAAGCACAAGCTTCATGTGATTGACGACAAGCACTTGGTAACCAAATATTCACTAATAGAAGGAGATGTTCTAGGAGACAAATTGGAATCCACTACCTATGATGTCAAATTCGAAACTTCTGCAAATGGAGGTTGTATTTGTAAGACATCGACTGAGTACCACACAAAGGGTGATTATGTATTTAAGGAAGAAGAACACAATGAAGGCAAAGATAAAGCCATGGAATTTTTCAAGGCTGTTGAAGACTACCTTCTTGCCAATCCTACCGTCTATGCCTAA